From the genome of Geminocystis herdmanii PCC 6308, one region includes:
- a CDS encoding ABC transporter permease, translating into MNYFIKRVLISLPTLLAISVVIFFILAFAPGDPLSEFGSNPNITPEIRENIRKSLGLDQPIYIRYFKWLFAFFKGDLGYSFTSRSPVLELILQRLPNTLMIVGLAYLISVIIAIPIGLISAIKRYSLLDNIFTSIALFGYSIPPFFTGLLLIIIFSVQLKWLPFIYDSNLKVTDLNSFFLQIKQSIMPILVLSLYQTAVLMRFMRSSVTEELSHDYVRTAYSKGLSTSQVVINHILRNALIPVVTLIALDIPSIFTGALVTEQIFRIPGIGALLIESIYRSDTPVVMSIAMIYGILIVIFNLIADLSYSWLDPRVRL; encoded by the coding sequence ATGAATTATTTTATTAAAAGAGTTCTAATTTCTTTACCTACATTATTAGCCATTAGTGTGGTAATATTTTTTATATTAGCCTTCGCTCCGGGTGATCCTTTAAGTGAGTTTGGTTCTAATCCTAATATTACCCCAGAAATTAGGGAAAATATTAGAAAATCTTTAGGTTTAGATCAACCTATTTATATTCGTTATTTTAAATGGCTTTTTGCCTTTTTTAAAGGTGATTTAGGTTACTCTTTTACTAGCCGTAGCCCTGTTTTAGAGTTGATTTTACAGCGTCTTCCTAATACTTTAATGATTGTAGGTTTAGCCTATTTAATTAGTGTTATTATTGCTATTCCTATAGGGTTAATTTCTGCCATTAAACGTTATTCTTTACTAGATAATATCTTCACTTCGATCGCACTTTTTGGCTATTCTATTCCGCCTTTTTTCACGGGATTATTGTTAATAATTATTTTTAGTGTGCAATTAAAATGGTTGCCTTTTATTTACGATAGCAATTTAAAAGTAACGGATTTAAACAGCTTTTTTCTACAAATAAAACAGTCAATAATGCCCATTCTAGTTTTAAGTTTATACCAAACGGCGGTATTAATGCGGTTTATGCGATCGTCCGTCACGGAAGAATTAAGTCATGATTATGTGCGCACGGCTTACAGTAAAGGATTAAGCACGTCTCAAGTAGTTATCAATCATATTTTGCGTAATGCTTTAATTCCAGTTGTCACCCTCATCGCTTTAGATATTCCGAGTATCTTCACTGGGGCGTTAGTTACAGAGCAAATTTTTCGTATCCCCGGTATTGGCGCTTTATTGATTGAGTCTATTTATCGTAGTGATACACCAGTAGTAATGTCGATCGCCATGATTTATGGTATTTTGATTGTGATATTTAATCTAATTGCCGATTTAAGTTATTCATGGTTAGACCCTAGAGTTAGGTTATGA
- a CDS encoding prepilin peptidase — protein sequence MANFFIYLIIFVWGASIGSFLNVVIYRLPAKISLINPPSRCPKCLHPLGKTENIPVIGWLWLKGKCRWCHTPISFRYPLIEAITGSLFTLVFYQYGFTWLSLGYVILLSWLIALAMIDFDTMTLPNSLTQSGLVIGLGWQTWLGFTVGGIRGALQYLFLSIFSAVIGIWLFDFIRILGTVMFGKPAMGGGDPKLTAMIGSWLGWQGVLLTGFLACFVGTIVGGGAIVLKLLKKGQPMPFGPYLVLGAISTIFWGDRILSSYLEYIGL from the coding sequence ATGGCGAACTTTTTTATCTACTTAATAATTTTTGTGTGGGGGGCTTCGATCGGCAGTTTTTTAAATGTGGTAATATACAGACTACCTGCGAAAATCTCTTTAATTAATCCCCCCTCACGATGTCCAAAATGTTTACATCCCCTCGGCAAAACAGAAAATATCCCCGTCATCGGTTGGCTATGGTTGAAGGGAAAATGTCGTTGGTGTCATACTCCTATTTCTTTTCGTTATCCTCTTATTGAAGCCATAACAGGCAGTTTATTTACGTTAGTCTTCTATCAATATGGTTTTACATGGTTAAGTTTGGGTTATGTAATTCTCCTTAGTTGGTTGATTGCTTTAGCAATGATTGATTTTGATACCATGACATTGCCTAACTCCCTCACTCAATCAGGATTAGTTATCGGTTTAGGGTGGCAAACTTGGTTAGGTTTTACTGTGGGAGGCATAAGGGGCGCGTTACAATATCTTTTCTTGAGTATTTTTAGTGCGGTTATCGGTATTTGGTTATTTGATTTTATTCGTATTCTTGGTACAGTAATGTTTGGTAAACCTGCTATGGGGGGAGGTGATCCTAAGTTGACGGCAATGATAGGATCATGGTTAGGATGGCAAGGAGTATTATTAACAGGGTTTTTGGCTTGTTTTGTGGGTACTATTGTAGGAGGTGGTGCGATCGTGCTTAAACTCCTCAAAAAAGGGCAACCCATGCCTTTTGGTCCTTATTTAGTATTAGGTGCAATTTCTACTATATTTTGGGGCGATCGAATTTTATCCAGTTATTTAGAGTATATTGGATTGTAA
- a CDS encoding CPBP family glutamic-type intramembrane protease, with translation MNLKRSILAILTILSMYSVFFALSQSLGEPQVQAQLELYQTNLILNASSWNPSQENISNLSQNLIGENPLSIAQSSYEKALNLTENSPQKFSENQGSIVVETPRKQLKQNNNQKLIDELNLKLAIITEAENKPDLANTYLSKISDENLQKIINNIWEKQDNIDLKTEETINNRLEGWFKLKTLEKFYSDQNNQNQLEKVINEQQKLAEKAIYTLFTLSLIPVFGGIIGFGIMIFLLIQLSVKKEASILATNYNNVWESPWDWETIWQVFIVGFFFLSQVLLPIIFGVSGFNPAVLDIKGKALYVLCSYFLMAGGGLLVLYLSIKSFFPLPEDWFKLTAKNWYWWGIGGYLVAIPSVFLVSILNQQLWQGRGGSNPLLLLALESQDKFALIIFFITASIAAPIFEEIMFRGFLLPSLTRYLPSWGAIVVSGVIFAVAHLSLAETIPLATLGIILGIVYTRSRSLLASMMVHSLWNSGTLLSLFLLGSS, from the coding sequence ATGAACTTGAAACGATCGATCTTAGCAATTTTAACGATACTATCCATGTATAGTGTCTTTTTTGCCCTTAGTCAAAGTTTAGGTGAACCACAAGTTCAAGCTCAGTTAGAATTATATCAGACTAACTTGATTCTCAATGCTTCCTCTTGGAATCCTAGTCAAGAAAATATTAGTAATCTCAGTCAAAATTTAATTGGGGAAAATCCTCTTTCTATAGCACAATCTAGCTATGAAAAAGCATTGAATTTAACTGAAAATTCTCCTCAGAAATTCTCCGAAAATCAAGGTTCGATCGTTGTCGAAACCCCAAGAAAACAGTTAAAACAAAATAATAATCAAAAACTAATTGATGAATTAAATTTAAAATTAGCTATTATTACGGAAGCAGAAAATAAACCAGATTTAGCTAATACTTATTTAAGTAAAATATCTGATGAAAATCTACAAAAAATTATTAATAATATTTGGGAAAAACAAGATAATATTGATTTAAAAACAGAAGAAACAATTAATAATAGATTAGAGGGATGGTTTAAATTAAAAACATTAGAAAAATTTTATTCAGATCAAAATAACCAAAATCAGCTAGAAAAAGTTATAAATGAACAACAAAAATTAGCCGAAAAAGCGATTTATACTTTATTTACTTTGAGCTTAATTCCTGTTTTTGGAGGTATAATTGGCTTTGGAATTATGATATTTTTGTTAATTCAATTATCCGTCAAAAAAGAAGCCTCAATTTTGGCAACAAATTATAATAATGTTTGGGAATCTCCTTGGGATTGGGAAACTATTTGGCAAGTTTTTATAGTTGGTTTTTTCTTCCTCAGTCAAGTATTATTACCAATAATTTTTGGTGTTAGTGGATTTAATCCCGCAGTGTTGGATATTAAGGGTAAAGCCTTATACGTCTTATGCAGTTATTTCTTAATGGCAGGAGGCGGTTTATTGGTGTTATATCTCAGTATCAAATCCTTTTTTCCTTTACCCGAAGATTGGTTTAAACTCACCGCTAAAAATTGGTATTGGTGGGGCATTGGCGGTTATTTGGTAGCTATTCCCTCAGTGTTTTTGGTGTCTATTCTTAATCAACAGTTGTGGCAAGGCAGGGGAGGCAGTAATCCTTTATTACTTCTTGCCTTAGAATCTCAAGATAAATTTGCCTTAATTATCTTTTTCATCACCGCTTCTATTGCAGCGCCAATCTTTGAAGAAATCATGTTTAGAGGTTTTTTACTGCCTTCTCTCACTCGTTATCTCCCTTCATGGGGTGCGATCGTGGTAAGTGGTGTTATTTTTGCTGTGGCACATCTGAGTTTAGCGGAAACTATCCCTTTAGCGACTTTAGGAATTATTCTTGGTATCGTTTATACTCGATCGAGAAGTTTGTTAGCATCAATGATGGTGCATAGTTTATGGAATAGTGGCACATTACTTAGTCTTTTTCTATTAGGTAGTAGTTAG
- a CDS encoding M15 family metallopeptidase, whose translation MKPYQAIPIVECNEPLVPIPDDRFILENPPAYVKLGADYQGKSPYYLREGVLNRLIQAREKLGQIQPQWHIKIFDAYRPVWVQQFMVDYTFNSICLNRSLDVNILTAEEKASIYEEVYKIWAIPSDNPLTPPPHSTGSAIDLTLVDENGKEVDMGGEIDELSARSNPDYYKDSTDLLARVFHQNREILLEIMTYGGFRRHQGEWWHFSYGDQMWAWLQNSDKIAQYGRK comes from the coding sequence ATGAAACCTTATCAAGCCATACCGATAGTAGAGTGTAATGAGCCTTTAGTGCCTATTCCAGACGATCGATTTATCTTAGAAAATCCTCCAGCTTATGTTAAATTGGGTGCAGACTATCAAGGCAAATCTCCTTATTATCTTCGTGAGGGTGTCTTAAATCGATTGATTCAAGCAAGGGAAAAGTTAGGGCAAATACAACCCCAATGGCACATAAAAATTTTTGATGCTTATCGTCCTGTTTGGGTGCAACAGTTTATGGTAGATTATACTTTTAATTCTATTTGTCTTAATCGATCTTTAGATGTTAATATCCTCACCGCCGAAGAAAAAGCCTCTATCTATGAAGAAGTATATAAAATTTGGGCTATTCCTAGCGATAATCCTTTAACTCCTCCTCCCCATAGTACAGGAAGTGCGATCGATTTAACCTTAGTGGATGAAAATGGCAAGGAAGTTGATATGGGTGGGGAAATTGATGAACTTTCTGCTCGATCGAACCCCGATTATTACAAAGACTCTACTGATCTTCTAGCAAGAGTTTTTCACCAAAATCGAGAGATACTCTTAGAAATTATGACTTATGGAGGATTTCGCCGTCATCAAGGGGAATGGTGGCATTTTTCCTATGGTGATCAAATGTGGGCATGGTTACAGAATAGCGACAAGATCGCACAATACGGGAGGAAATGA
- a CDS encoding glycosyltransferase, whose amino-acid sequence MPNKDSFNPEEINNQLDPITSLIAELSDPVLEEEEFRNDFFQGLSGRRKKAAFALSIIWLSTIALHLVSWSIWFMLILGIFVTIQALRLMFANPSTNTMAETREKLPKISLMVSAKNEEVVIGKLVKMLLSLDYPQDLYEFWVINDNSIDRTGIILDELAKKHPQLKVLHRDNTAKGGKSGALNQAFALTTGDIVGVFDADAMASPDLLRKIVPLFMDKMGAIQVRKSISNADENFWTLGQSVEMALDSYFQQQRIACGGMGELRGNGQFVLRQALESCGGWNEETITDDLDLTIRLHLDHWNIGILEHPAVEEEGVKSAIALWHQRSRWAEGGYQRYFDYWRFILSNRLNWSKKFDLLYFFLVQYIFPTAAIPDLVMVVTRHHIPLIAPLTSLTLILAYWGMFTGLKRTKLDNITLTDNLKMMTKSLLGMIYMTHWFFVMPVTTARMSIRQKQLKWVKTVHEGSPDDLELIRLNNN is encoded by the coding sequence ATGCCCAATAAAGACAGTTTCAACCCTGAAGAAATTAATAATCAATTAGATCCCATTACTTCATTAATAGCAGAATTATCCGATCCTGTCCTAGAAGAAGAAGAATTTAGAAACGATTTTTTTCAAGGTTTATCGGGAAGACGCAAAAAAGCTGCTTTTGCTTTAAGTATTATTTGGTTAAGCACGATCGCACTTCATTTAGTATCGTGGAGTATTTGGTTTATGTTAATTTTAGGAATTTTTGTCACTATTCAAGCGTTACGATTAATGTTTGCGAATCCTTCTACTAACACTATGGCAGAAACAAGGGAAAAGTTACCAAAAATTTCTTTAATGGTATCTGCCAAAAATGAAGAAGTAGTAATCGGAAAATTAGTCAAAATGTTGCTAAGTTTAGACTATCCCCAAGATTTATACGAGTTTTGGGTGATTAACGATAATAGTATCGATCGAACTGGTATTATTTTAGACGAATTAGCAAAAAAACATCCTCAATTAAAAGTTTTACATCGAGACAACACCGCCAAAGGAGGCAAATCAGGCGCACTAAATCAAGCCTTCGCCTTAACAACTGGGGATATTGTTGGGGTATTTGATGCCGATGCCATGGCTTCCCCCGACTTATTAAGAAAAATAGTACCCCTATTTATGGACAAAATGGGCGCCATTCAAGTCAGAAAATCTATTAGTAACGCAGATGAAAACTTTTGGACATTAGGGCAATCCGTCGAAATGGCATTAGATAGCTACTTTCAACAACAGAGAATCGCCTGTGGAGGCATGGGAGAATTAAGAGGAAACGGGCAATTTGTATTGCGTCAAGCCTTAGAAAGTTGTGGAGGTTGGAATGAAGAAACCATCACCGATGATCTTGATCTTACCATTCGTTTACACCTAGATCATTGGAATATCGGGATTTTAGAACATCCCGCCGTAGAAGAAGAAGGAGTTAAAAGTGCGATCGCCCTGTGGCATCAAAGAAGTCGTTGGGCAGAAGGAGGTTATCAACGTTACTTCGACTATTGGCGCTTTATCCTCAGTAACCGCTTAAACTGGAGCAAAAAATTCGATTTACTCTACTTCTTTTTAGTACAATATATCTTTCCTACCGCCGCCATTCCCGACTTAGTGATGGTTGTTACCCGTCACCATATACCCTTAATCGCACCCTTAACCAGTCTTACCCTCATCTTGGCGTATTGGGGAATGTTTACAGGATTAAAAAGAACTAAATTAGACAATATCACCCTTACCGATAATCTCAAAATGATGACTAAAAGTCTCTTAGGGATGATATACATGACTCATTGGTTTTTCGTAATGCCAGTGACAACCGCTAGAATGTCCATTCGTCAAAAACAACTCAAATGGGTTAAAACCGTTCATGAAGGCTCACCCGATGACTTAGAATTAATTAGGTTGAACAATAATTAG
- a CDS encoding type II toxin-antitoxin system YhaV family toxin yields the protein MKPIKINGYLIYFHPLFYQQWLELVNRVKYLRKKLETEHFIIHPEVKLLKALDSGIKDKIPTNPLASYFLLKKPLQKYSRLKKMGLQSRYRLFFRVFKKANTIIILWLGFPRKEGDKKDCYEIFSKMVINGNFPEDVSSFLDLINQFDK from the coding sequence ATGAAACCCATTAAAATAAATGGATACTTAATTTACTTTCATCCCCTTTTTTATCAACAATGGTTAGAATTAGTAAATAGAGTAAAATATCTCAGGAAAAAATTAGAAACAGAACACTTTATTATTCATCCTGAAGTTAAACTATTGAAAGCATTAGATAGCGGTATAAAAGATAAAATTCCTACTAATCCTTTAGCTTCTTATTTTTTGCTAAAAAAACCATTACAAAAATATAGTCGTCTCAAAAAAATGGGTTTACAATCTAGGTATCGGCTATTTTTTCGAGTATTTAAAAAAGCAAATACAATCATTATTTTATGGCTAGGTTTTCCTCGGAAAGAAGGGGATAAAAAAGATTGTTATGAGATATTTTCTAAGATGGTTATTAATGGTAATTTTCCTGAAGATGTGAGCAGTTTTTTAGACTTAATAAATCAGTTTGACAAATAA
- a CDS encoding class I SAM-dependent methyltransferase, with protein MSIKTLNLTPNLYQYLLSVSVKEAEVLKELREEASNHPMGKMQISPDEAQFLSFLIKLIGAKKILEIGVFMGYSSTAMALALPEDGKIIACDNDKDFTDIAQRYWQKAKVDRKITLHLKPALETLQDLINQGEKETFDFVFIDADKSNYYNYYEKSLELVRKGGLIAIDNVLWDGKVADENITDNRTQKIREFNAKLVEDDRIELSLVSIADGVTLAMKK; from the coding sequence ATGAGTATCAAAACTTTAAATTTAACTCCCAATCTCTATCAATATTTATTATCTGTATCCGTAAAAGAAGCAGAAGTTTTAAAGGAATTGAGGGAAGAAGCCTCTAATCATCCCATGGGAAAAATGCAAATTTCCCCTGATGAAGCACAATTTTTGTCATTTTTAATTAAGTTAATCGGGGCAAAAAAAATTCTGGAAATTGGTGTTTTTATGGGTTATAGTTCAACTGCTATGGCTTTAGCTTTACCTGAAGATGGAAAAATTATCGCCTGTGATAATGATAAAGATTTTACTGATATTGCTCAACGTTATTGGCAAAAAGCAAAAGTCGATCGAAAAATTACTTTACATCTTAAACCAGCTTTAGAAACTTTACAAGATTTAATTAATCAAGGAGAAAAAGAAACCTTTGATTTTGTCTTTATTGATGCGGATAAAAGTAACTATTATAATTATTATGAAAAATCCTTAGAATTAGTCAGAAAAGGTGGTTTAATTGCCATCGATAATGTACTTTGGGATGGTAAAGTAGCCGATGAAAATATTACCGATAATCGCACTCAAAAAATTAGAGAATTTAATGCTAAATTAGTTGAGGACGATCGAATAGAATTAAGTTTAGTTTCTATAGCTGATGGTGTCACTTTAGCTATGAAAAAATAA